Proteins encoded within one genomic window of Amycolatopsis sp. 2-15:
- a CDS encoding alpha/beta fold hydrolase, translated as MSPSARLWAIVGGLGAVATGTAAAALVAAQQRRQSEDQYVDEQLGELKPDRTSTVAAEDGTPLSVEEIDPEDGGEPEVTLVGVHGFALSRKSWHFQRRAIASLRLPRVRQVYYDHRSHGLSGAATAETSTIEQLAHDLDSVLRVMVPKGPIVLVGHSMGGMVIMELAAENPSLFEDRVCGVAFIATAAGEVGARGLPRSLLSKYNPLTRGVGNLAGWQPGLVEFVRAAGGQLERQAVRRLAFGSRDVSPRLVDFMISMLAVTPVRGLVNFVDTLGSHNRYAALAGLKHTQVLVIGGDSDRFTPFSHAERIAAELPEAELVRVRGAGHMVQLEQPDLVTGRLIDLLQRCSGSAAANRRNWWWTR; from the coding sequence GTGAGCCCTTCGGCTCGGTTGTGGGCGATCGTCGGCGGTCTCGGCGCGGTGGCCACGGGCACGGCCGCCGCGGCCCTCGTCGCGGCGCAGCAACGCAGGCAGAGTGAGGACCAGTACGTGGACGAGCAGCTGGGCGAGCTGAAGCCCGACCGCACGTCCACGGTCGCGGCCGAGGACGGCACGCCCCTTTCGGTGGAGGAGATCGACCCCGAGGACGGCGGCGAGCCCGAGGTGACGCTGGTCGGCGTGCACGGATTCGCGTTGTCGCGCAAGTCCTGGCACTTCCAGCGCCGCGCCATCGCGTCGCTGCGGCTGCCGCGCGTGCGGCAGGTGTACTACGACCACCGCAGCCACGGCCTCTCCGGCGCGGCCACGGCCGAGACCAGCACCATCGAACAGCTGGCGCACGACCTCGACAGCGTGCTGCGCGTGATGGTGCCCAAGGGGCCGATCGTCCTCGTGGGACATTCCATGGGTGGCATGGTGATCATGGAGCTGGCCGCGGAGAACCCTTCGCTGTTCGAGGATCGGGTGTGCGGGGTCGCGTTCATCGCCACGGCCGCGGGCGAGGTGGGCGCGCGCGGGCTGCCGCGTTCGCTGCTGTCGAAGTACAACCCGTTGACGCGCGGCGTCGGCAATCTCGCGGGCTGGCAGCCGGGCCTGGTGGAGTTCGTGCGCGCGGCCGGCGGCCAACTGGAGCGGCAAGCCGTGCGGCGCCTGGCGTTCGGCAGCCGCGACGTCTCGCCGCGGCTGGTGGACTTCATGATTTCGATGCTCGCCGTGACTCCGGTGCGGGGCCTGGTGAACTTCGTCGACACGCTCGGCAGCCACAACCGCTACGCCGCCCTGGCGGGCCTCAAGCACACCCAGGTCCTCGTGATCGGCGGCGACTCCGACCGGTTCACGCCGTTCTCGCACGCCGAGCGCATCGCGGCCGAGCTGCCCGAGGCCGAGCTCGTCCGCGTGCGCGGCGCGGGCCACATGGTGCAGCTCGAACAGCCCGACCTCGTCACGGGCCGGCTCATCGATCTTCTGCAGCGCTGTTCCGGAAGCGCCGCAGCCAACCGGCGGAACTGGTGGTGGACACGGTGA
- the xylB gene encoding xylulokinase produces the protein MTAELVAGIDSSTQSTKVVVCDARTGAVVRTGRAPHPDGTEVDPAAWWQAFGEATDGVLEGVKALGIGGQQHGMVTVDEAGEVVRPALLWNDTRSAQAAQDLTEELGGAGVWAKSVGSVPVASFTVTKLRWLAEHEPANADRVARVLLPHDWLTWRLLGKPGQAVTDRGDASGTGYFSPTENAYRVDVLAHAFGGRTPELPTVIGPADSAGHTAGHTEFDLPDGVLVSAGTGDNMAAALALELAPGDAVISLGTSGTVFGVTETGSADASGLVAGFADATGRFLPLTAALNAARVLTAGATMLGVDLAEFDRFALAAEPGAGGLTLLPYLDGERTPNLPDATGSLHGLTRANMTPENLARATVEGMLCGLAAGLDAVRAQGMDVRRVLLIGGGAQSAAVRAVAPIVLGVPVVIPETGEYVALGAARQAAWALAGTAEPPAWVAEGPGNRLVLDEPAEAQRAAGKEIQRRHLEAREAAHGVPAKFGED, from the coding sequence ATGACAGCTGAGCTGGTGGCCGGGATCGACTCGTCGACCCAGTCGACGAAGGTCGTGGTCTGCGACGCGCGCACGGGCGCCGTCGTGCGCACCGGCCGCGCGCCGCACCCCGACGGCACCGAGGTCGACCCCGCGGCCTGGTGGCAGGCCTTCGGCGAGGCCACCGACGGTGTGCTCGAGGGCGTGAAGGCCCTCGGCATCGGCGGTCAGCAGCACGGGATGGTCACCGTCGACGAGGCCGGCGAGGTGGTGCGCCCCGCTCTGCTCTGGAACGACACGCGCTCCGCGCAGGCCGCCCAGGACCTCACCGAGGAACTGGGCGGCGCCGGCGTCTGGGCCAAGTCCGTGGGGTCCGTGCCGGTCGCGAGCTTCACCGTCACCAAGCTGCGTTGGCTCGCCGAGCACGAGCCGGCCAACGCCGACCGCGTCGCGCGCGTGCTGCTGCCGCACGACTGGCTCACCTGGCGTCTGCTCGGCAAGCCCGGGCAGGCCGTGACCGACCGCGGCGACGCGTCCGGCACCGGCTACTTCTCGCCGACGGAGAACGCCTACCGCGTCGACGTGCTCGCCCACGCGTTCGGCGGCCGCACGCCCGAGCTGCCGACCGTGATCGGCCCGGCCGACAGTGCTGGTCATACAGCCGGCCACACTGAGTTCGATTTGCCAGACGGCGTGCTCGTCTCCGCCGGCACCGGCGACAACATGGCCGCGGCGCTGGCGCTGGAGCTCGCGCCCGGCGACGCCGTGATCTCCCTCGGCACCAGCGGCACCGTCTTCGGCGTGACCGAGACGGGTTCGGCCGACGCGAGCGGCCTGGTCGCCGGGTTCGCCGACGCCACCGGCCGCTTCCTCCCGCTCACCGCCGCTCTCAACGCCGCCCGCGTGCTCACCGCCGGCGCGACCATGCTCGGCGTCGACCTCGCCGAGTTCGATCGCTTCGCGCTCGCCGCCGAGCCGGGCGCGGGCGGGCTCACGCTCCTGCCGTACCTCGACGGTGAACGCACCCCGAACCTGCCTGACGCCACGGGCTCGCTCCACGGCTTGACCAGGGCGAACATGACGCCCGAGAACCTGGCCCGGGCCACCGTCGAGGGCATGCTGTGCGGCCTGGCCGCAGGCCTCGACGCCGTGCGCGCGCAGGGCATGGACGTCCGCCGCGTGCTGCTCATCGGCGGCGGCGCCCAGTCGGCGGCCGTGCGGGCCGTGGCGCCGATAGTGCTCGGTGTGCCCGTGGTGATCCCCGAGACGGGCGAGTACGTGGCCCTCGGAGCCGCGCGCCAGGCCGCGTGGGCGCTGGCCGGCACCGCCGAACCACCCGCGTGGGTGGCCGAAGGACCTGGAAACCGGCTCGTGCTGGACGAGCCGGCCGAGGCGCAACGCGCCGCGGGCAAGGAGATCCAGCGACGCCACCTCGAAGCGCGCGAAGCCGCGCACGGGGTTCCCGCGAAATTCGGAGAGGACTGA
- a CDS encoding DeoR/GlpR family DNA-binding transcription regulator, with translation MPRTRPSDAAVEQRRHDILDHVIEHGEARIDDLTARFGVSLMTMHRDLDDLADRRLLRKLRGKVEAYPALTMETASRFTLHSAEKEALAEAAIKHVEPGQTVFVDDSTTLFPLVERLADLDGLTVITNSLRAAKLLGDGVTVVVAGGRYHPEYDSCSGPDVLALLERTRADIAFVSVSAVAVGRLFHPVQDYAELKKAVLRAANRNVLVLDHSKFGRTATFAHGDVGDYDLLITSEITPTEEIEAALNAGTAVETVEHVEEGQPYDS, from the coding sequence GTGCCTAGGACCCGCCCCTCGGACGCGGCCGTGGAGCAGCGGCGCCACGACATCCTGGACCACGTCATCGAGCACGGCGAGGCGCGCATCGACGACCTCACCGCCCGCTTCGGCGTGAGCCTCATGACGATGCACCGTGACCTCGACGACCTGGCCGACCGCCGCCTCCTGCGCAAGCTGCGCGGCAAGGTCGAGGCCTACCCGGCGCTCACGATGGAGACCGCCAGCCGCTTCACGCTGCACTCCGCCGAGAAGGAAGCGCTCGCCGAGGCCGCGATCAAACACGTCGAACCCGGCCAGACGGTGTTCGTCGACGACTCCACCACGCTGTTCCCCCTGGTCGAGCGCCTCGCCGACCTCGACGGACTCACCGTGATCACCAACTCCCTGCGCGCCGCCAAGCTGCTGGGCGACGGCGTGACCGTCGTCGTCGCCGGCGGCCGCTACCACCCGGAATACGACTCCTGCTCCGGTCCCGACGTGCTGGCGCTGCTGGAACGCACCCGAGCCGACATCGCGTTCGTGTCCGTGAGCGCCGTCGCCGTCGGCCGGCTCTTCCACCCCGTGCAGGACTACGCCGAGCTCAAGAAGGCCGTGTTGCGCGCCGCGAACCGCAACGTGCTCGTGCTCGACCACTCGAAGTTCGGCCGAACCGCGACCTTCGCCCACGGCGACGTCGGCGACTACGACCTCCTGATCACCAGCGAGATCACCCCGACCGAGGAGATCGAGGCCGCGCTCAACGCCGGCACGGCCGTGGAGACCGTCGAGCACGTCGAGGAGGGGCAGCCCTATGACAGCTGA
- the tsaE gene encoding tRNA (adenosine(37)-N6)-threonylcarbamoyltransferase complex ATPase subunit type 1 TsaE, translating into MAFGRSLGASLRAGDLVLLAGPLGAGKTTLTRGIADGLGVGGRVSSPTFVLARVHAAGAAGVPLIHVDAYRLGGDLAQLDDLDLDTDLEGSAVVVEWGEGSAERLSSDYLVVRMSRRDDDVREVSLEPHGSWASRMSALPTA; encoded by the coding sequence ATGGCCTTCGGCCGCTCGCTCGGCGCGTCCCTGCGCGCGGGCGACCTGGTGCTCCTGGCGGGCCCCCTTGGCGCCGGCAAGACCACCCTGACCCGCGGCATCGCCGACGGCTTGGGCGTTGGTGGCCGCGTCAGCTCGCCGACGTTCGTGCTGGCCCGCGTCCACGCCGCCGGTGCCGCGGGCGTGCCGCTCATCCACGTCGATGCTTATCGGCTGGGCGGCGACCTCGCCCAGCTCGACGACCTGGACCTCGACACGGACCTGGAGGGTTCGGCGGTCGTGGTGGAGTGGGGAGAGGGCTCGGCGGAACGGCTGTCTTCGGACTACCTGGTGGTGCGGATGTCCCGTCGGGACGACGATGTGCGCGAGGTTTCTCTTGAGCCGCACGGGTCTTGGGCGT
- the alr gene encoding alanine racemase, which yields MTASFPRAEVVIDLDAVRHNVALLAGRAAGSAVMAVVKADAYGHGAVPVARAAVEAGATWLGTCSLGEALDLRRAGLSVRLFSWLDVPEVDFGPGILADIDLGVSSVDELRRIATAAQQVGRRARVHLKIDTGLSRNGCQPADWPELVAAAAASSDVDVVAVWSHLACADEPGHPSIDIQAKRFADAYDTARAAGLDPLRHLANSAAVLTRPDLHFDLVRPGIAMYGLNPVPQHEDLRPAMTFRAAVALTKRLPAGESVSYGHTWTAERDTTVALVPAGYADGVPRSLSGRMDVWLGGRRRAVVGRVCMDQVVVDCGDDTPAVGEEVVLFADGRAGEPTAREWADKLGTIDYEIVTSMYRPRVQRRYLGERP from the coding sequence ATGACTGCCAGTTTCCCGCGGGCGGAGGTCGTGATCGACCTCGACGCCGTGCGCCACAACGTCGCCCTGCTGGCCGGCCGCGCCGCCGGCTCGGCCGTGATGGCCGTGGTCAAGGCCGACGCGTACGGCCACGGCGCGGTCCCCGTCGCGCGGGCCGCGGTGGAGGCGGGCGCCACCTGGCTGGGCACGTGCTCGCTCGGTGAGGCGCTGGACCTGCGCCGCGCCGGGCTGTCGGTGCGGCTGTTCAGCTGGCTCGACGTGCCGGAAGTCGACTTCGGGCCCGGCATTCTCGCCGACATCGACCTCGGGGTGAGCTCGGTCGACGAGCTGCGGCGGATCGCCACGGCGGCGCAGCAGGTGGGTCGCCGCGCTCGCGTGCACCTCAAGATCGACACGGGCTTGTCGCGCAACGGTTGCCAGCCCGCCGACTGGCCCGAGCTGGTCGCGGCCGCCGCGGCTTCGTCCGACGTGGACGTGGTCGCCGTCTGGTCGCACCTCGCGTGCGCCGACGAGCCGGGCCACCCGTCGATCGACATCCAAGCCAAGCGCTTCGCCGACGCGTACGACACCGCGCGCGCCGCCGGCCTGGACCCGCTGCGGCACCTGGCGAACTCCGCGGCCGTGCTCACCCGGCCCGACCTGCACTTCGACCTCGTGCGGCCCGGCATCGCGATGTACGGGCTGAACCCCGTGCCGCAGCACGAAGACCTGCGGCCGGCGATGACGTTCCGCGCGGCCGTGGCGCTCACGAAACGCCTGCCCGCCGGCGAGTCCGTCTCTTATGGACACACGTGGACGGCCGAGCGCGACACCACCGTGGCGCTCGTGCCCGCCGGGTACGCCGACGGGGTGCCGCGGTCGCTGTCGGGCCGCATGGACGTGTGGCTGGGCGGGCGGCGCCGGGCGGTCGTCGGGCGCGTGTGCATGGACCAGGTCGTGGTCGACTGCGGTGACGACACCCCGGCTGTCGGCGAAGAGGTGGTGCTGTTCGCCGACGGTCGCGCGGGTGAGCCGACCGCGCGCGAGTGGGCCGACAAGTTGGGCACGATCGACTACGAGATCGTCACTTCGATGTACCGGCCGCGCGTGCAGCGGCGGTACCTGGGGGAGAGGCCGTGA
- a CDS encoding ABC transporter ATP-binding protein yields the protein MATITYDKASRRYPGTERPAVDALELEISDGEFLVLVGPSGSGKSTALRMLAGLEDVDEGSIWIGDRDVTQLPPRSRDIAMVFQNYALYPHMTVAQNMGFALKIAGRPASEIKQKVLEAAKLLDIEQYLDRKPKALSGGQRQRVAMGRAIVREPQVFLMDEPLSNLDAKLRVSTRTQIAALQRRLGVTTVYVTHDQVEAMTMGDRVAVLSDGLLQQCDTPRALYDHPANVFVAGFIGSPAMNLVSAKLTADGAEIGGASVPLAASIRSAADGDTVTLGFRPESLEATTDTNGTLPIKVDLVEELGSDAFVYGKLSGAHPEITAEGASKNVVVRVDPRATPSMGDTLHLRIRPDELHVFSGTTGLRLP from the coding sequence ATGGCCACCATCACCTACGACAAGGCTTCCCGGCGCTACCCCGGCACCGAGCGGCCCGCCGTCGACGCACTCGAGCTGGAGATCTCCGACGGCGAGTTCCTCGTGCTGGTCGGCCCGTCGGGTTCGGGCAAGTCGACCGCGCTGCGCATGCTCGCGGGCCTCGAAGACGTCGACGAGGGCTCGATCTGGATCGGCGACCGCGACGTGACGCAGCTGCCGCCGCGTTCGCGCGACATCGCGATGGTGTTCCAGAACTACGCGCTGTACCCGCACATGACCGTCGCGCAGAACATGGGCTTCGCGCTGAAGATCGCGGGCCGCCCGGCGTCGGAGATCAAGCAGAAGGTGCTCGAGGCCGCGAAGCTGCTCGACATCGAGCAGTACCTCGACCGCAAGCCGAAGGCACTCTCCGGTGGTCAGCGCCAGCGGGTCGCGATGGGCCGCGCGATCGTGCGTGAGCCGCAGGTGTTCCTCATGGACGAGCCGCTGTCCAACCTGGACGCGAAGCTGCGTGTCTCCACGCGTACGCAGATCGCCGCGCTGCAGCGCCGCCTCGGCGTCACCACCGTGTACGTCACGCACGACCAGGTCGAGGCCATGACGATGGGTGACCGCGTGGCCGTGCTGTCCGACGGTCTGCTGCAGCAGTGCGACACCCCGCGCGCGCTGTACGACCACCCGGCCAACGTGTTCGTCGCCGGCTTCATCGGCTCGCCGGCCATGAACCTCGTCTCGGCGAAGCTCACGGCCGACGGTGCCGAGATCGGTGGCGCGAGCGTCCCGCTGGCGGCGTCGATCCGCTCGGCCGCCGACGGCGACACCGTGACCCTGGGCTTCCGCCCCGAGTCGCTCGAAGCCACCACCGACACCAACGGCACGCTGCCCATCAAGGTGGACCTGGTCGAAGAGCTGGGCTCCGACGCGTTCGTCTACGGCAAGCTCTCCGGCGCGCACCCCGAGATCACCGCCGAGGGCGCGTCGAAGAACGTCGTGGTCCGCGTCGACCCGCGGGCGACCCCGTCGATGGGCGACACGCTGCACCTGCGGATCCGTCCCGACGAGCTGCACGTGTTCTCCGGCACCACCGGTCTCCGCCTGCCCTGA
- a CDS encoding NAD(P)H-hydrate dehydratase, which produces MQGIWTTERIREAEGKLFAVTPDGELMRRASFGLATHLAGFLAERTGGVAGRRVVLLVGSGDNGGDALWAGAFLRRRSVAVTAVLLKPEKAHARGLAALRKAGGRVVSVEDSPQWIDKADVVVDGIVGISGKGPLRPDAAELIKHVRAPIVAVDLPSGVDPDTGAVDGPYVTATLTVTFGAPKPVHALAPQQCGDIVLVDIGLRPELGEPDLHRLELTDLADLWPIPGAGDDKYTQGVVGIAAGSATYPGAAVLASGSAVHATAGMVRYAGPAADVVRGRWPEIVATGSITDAGRVQAWVVGPGIGTGSEGREVLRHILGQGVPVCADADATTIIAQHPDVLDARDPDTPLVLTPHAGEYERLMGARPGADRVKAARDAAKKYSAVVLLKGHCTVIAAPDGRVAVNTPRGSWLATAGSGDVLTGLIGSLLAAGLDPWLAAAAGAQVHSLAGALAADGVPTSASGLVDAIPGALKLVRDTAGDSGVEVIELPVN; this is translated from the coding sequence GTGCAGGGAATCTGGACCACGGAACGGATTCGCGAGGCGGAGGGCAAGCTGTTCGCCGTCACGCCCGACGGCGAGCTGATGCGCCGGGCGTCGTTCGGCCTGGCCACGCACCTCGCGGGGTTCCTGGCCGAACGCACCGGCGGCGTCGCCGGGCGACGGGTCGTGCTGCTCGTCGGCTCCGGCGACAACGGCGGTGACGCCCTGTGGGCCGGCGCGTTCCTGCGCCGCCGCAGCGTCGCCGTCACGGCGGTGCTGTTGAAGCCGGAGAAGGCGCACGCCCGGGGCTTGGCCGCGTTACGCAAAGCCGGCGGCCGTGTGGTGTCCGTCGAGGACAGTCCACAATGGATCGACAAGGCGGACGTGGTGGTCGATGGCATCGTCGGCATCTCCGGCAAAGGCCCGCTCCGGCCCGACGCCGCTGAGCTGATCAAGCACGTCCGAGCGCCCATCGTCGCCGTAGACCTCCCCAGCGGCGTCGACCCCGACACCGGCGCCGTCGACGGCCCCTACGTCACCGCCACCCTCACCGTCACCTTCGGCGCCCCCAAACCCGTCCACGCGCTGGCGCCCCAGCAGTGCGGCGACATCGTGCTCGTCGACATCGGCCTGCGCCCCGAGCTCGGCGAACCCGACCTGCATCGCCTGGAGCTCACCGATCTGGCCGACCTCTGGCCCATCCCCGGCGCGGGCGACGACAAGTACACCCAGGGCGTCGTCGGCATCGCCGCCGGCTCGGCCACCTACCCGGGCGCGGCCGTGCTCGCCTCGGGTTCCGCCGTGCACGCCACCGCCGGCATGGTCCGCTACGCCGGCCCCGCGGCCGACGTGGTTCGTGGCCGCTGGCCCGAGATCGTCGCGACGGGCTCGATCACCGACGCCGGCCGCGTGCAGGCCTGGGTCGTCGGCCCAGGCATCGGCACCGGCTCGGAAGGCCGCGAAGTGCTGCGCCACATCCTCGGCCAGGGCGTGCCCGTCTGCGCCGACGCCGACGCCACCACGATCATCGCCCAGCACCCCGACGTCCTCGACGCCCGCGACCCCGACACCCCGCTCGTGCTCACACCCCACGCCGGCGAGTACGAACGCCTCATGGGCGCCCGTCCCGGCGCCGACCGGGTGAAGGCCGCCCGCGACGCCGCGAAGAAGTACAGCGCCGTCGTGCTCCTCAAGGGCCACTGCACCGTGATCGCCGCGCCGGACGGCCGCGTCGCCGTCAACACCCCGCGCGGCTCCTGGCTCGCGACGGCCGGCTCCGGCGACGTCCTCACCGGCCTCATCGGCTCACTCCTCGCCGCCGGCCTCGACCCGTGGCTGGCCGCGGCCGCGGGCGCGCAGGTGCACTCGCTCGCCGGCGCCCTCGCCGCGGACGGTGTGCCGACCTCCGCGTCCGGCCTGGTCGATGCCATCCCGGGAGCGCTCAAGCTCGTTCGGGACACCGCCGGCGACTCTGGCGTAGAAGTTATCGAGTTACCCGTTAACTAA